Below is a genomic region from Rosa chinensis cultivar Old Blush chromosome 5, RchiOBHm-V2, whole genome shotgun sequence.
GTAGTCTGCTTTTATGATGACTTATGAGATAAAGAGAAATTACCAACCACAGATTCACTGTCCTGCAAATTCAAATGACTAGCAATTACATAAACTTTCATTCTTGAGAAGCATAGTCTCAGAAACATTTCTACTTTCAATACTTGATGTAACCCACTGATGTATTCACCTCCTTTATGAGAGTCCCAAGTACTGGTGCTAGCAGACACTTTGAGCTGGCTTCCCTGTAAAAAAAACCTAAACACTTACAGTCATTATCACACTTGGCCCTACACTCTTCAACCTTCATCGGTCCATCTCCACCGTCCAAATAGGGACTCAAAAAGTGCTCAACCGCCACAATCTTGTAGTAGTCCACCTTTGCTCCGCTCTTACTTGCTGCCAACTTCGGCGGTGCGCATGCCTTGCTCCAACCCAGAAGCCCTTTTGGACTTGGGCATGCCACACACATGCCATTGCTACAGTACCCATAAGACCCACATTTTGATGGCAATGCGCATTCCCTGACGAAATAACTCGAAAAGAATGAGAAACTCTCATCCCATTTTTGGTTGCTGACTTTGTTGTAGTAAGTATAGGCCTTGAGACTGCCATCTGATCCAAGTCTTAAGAATGAGTACTTAGCGTCGTAGTTGAGCTTGTTGAGGTTGATTTGATGTGCATTGCCAATGGGACGGGTTTGTAGGAGGCGCCGACGGTTCTGAGGTGGAGCATCAATGTCTTGGTTCACATTGAGAACAAGCTCATAAGCCATGACGTCATCAAAGCCATTCGTAGTTTGATAGTCAAATGTCACAGTGCTTCCAAAGTTACTGTCTGTCCAGCCACCATATGTAAGAAGCTGACCGGAGTTGTTCAGGTACATAGTGAAACCACTTCGATCAAGAATAAGACTGTATGGCCCATCAGAGCCATCTGTGTCAGATTTACGACTAATGAGCTTGTTATGACCAGTAATGTTTTGGACCGACTGCCCCAATAGAAGAGTATCATGGGGGTAGTCAAAGCTTTGCCATATGAATCTTCCATTCTTGTCATGAAGAACCAAGTTACCATCTGGAAGCAACTTTATTCCTGTGACACCTTTGTTGGCCGTGTTTGTTTGCCAAGCAACAGTCCTGTCTGCCTCGGCGAGGATCAAGTTCCCATCCCGTCCAAGAGAGAGGGTAGCTTTCTCGTGCACCGGGTGGTTTCGGTTTGCGTCCCAGACCCACCTCATGAGGTCCTCATCATTGGGAACACCGGCTCTTATGGCAAATATGTAAGAATCTGGGGTGGTATTGTAGAAGCATAGTCTGAAAGGGTGTGTGTAAAAGGTGTGAGCTTTAGTTTGGATCACGCGGTAGCTAGCTTCGAATTCGACTATTCGGTCTCCCAGTTTGCCTTGGTTGACAAATATGAATGTTTGGTTTGCAGGGACTTGGGCTTGAGAGGGAATGACATAGAAGCTACCGAGAAGGAAGAGAACTAGGAGAAAAGGCGCATGAGAAACTAGAGTGGCCATTTGGTGATATGTGCTACTTGCTAGTGTATCTTCTGGAGATTTATAAGCAACTTGCAGTGGAGGAGAACTAAATTTAAATTGAGCTCAATTTGGATTACTAACAGATGCTGTGCCAAGATTTCCTTTCATCTAACTTACTGCCATTTACTTTCAACACGATACTATTGTCCATAGCACCGACTCATAATATCTACATTACTGAAGTGAAGGTAGGAAAAGTATAGAACGTTTGAAGAGTCAAGAAAGGAGGATTGGGCGCCCTCCAGCTTACCTGAACACCTTAATGATGCAGGACTATCTTATCTGGTATTGTCAGCCTAAATGAATTCAAGTATAGAACGTTAGAAGAGTCAAGAAAGGAGGATTGGGCGCCCTCCAGCTTAAGGTGATGCAGGACCATCTTATCTGGTATTGTCAGCCAAAATGAATTCAGCAGGCAGAACTAGTCCCACTTAGTTTTGTATCCCATTACTTGCTGGAGGTTCTAGTTAGAACACTTGGCTTTCTTCTCTTGGATGCTCTATAGCACATTATGTTTGGTTTGCACTCTGAAAAGCATTGATCCAGCAGGCAGAACTAGTCCCACTTGGTCTTGTATCCCATTACTTGCTGGAGGTTCTAGTTAGAACACTTGGCTTTCTTCTCTTGCATGCTCTATTTGATCGATCGGCCTGACCACACTctgctccaacattaatctTCTCATCAACCCCAAACTTTTTGCACTGCTCAGCTAGCAAGGGAGTAATTTAGTCAAGGCTCTTGCTGGGGGAGATGTATGTGGATCTAGTGGTCGCCCTTGTAGCTGAAAAATTAAAGCCAGAGACTATTCCATGAAAGTGACTTGGCGACCTAGCGTAGCTGGACTGCTAGCTATAGAAGTTGGCCAGCACATTACTACCTTGTTCCCTAGCGCATTGATGATTCATCCTCAAGTTGCTATACAGATATTAGAGAAAATCTCAGTTGAGGTTCTACAGTTTCAATGGTTAAGATATAAATAGAGGTTAAACTAGGCTACAAATTAAACATCTTCCTCTACTTTCACCATGTCATTGTTCGTCCTATTCCTTTTTTCACTCTTTGCTTCCATTGCTCAAGCTCAAATTCCCGCAAATGAAACTTTCAAACTTGTCAACGCAGGAGAATTTTGGccttatattgttgaatacgatgCATCCTATCGTATGCTCGATCTCTTTGCCTCCCCCTTCCAATTTGCTTTCTACAACACCACTCCCAACGCCTTCACTCTCGCTCTGCGCATGGGTTTGAGGAGATCTGAATCAAACTTTCATTGGGTTTGGGAGGCCAACCGGGGAAACCCAGTTGGCGAAAATGCCACCTTCACGCTTGGAACCAATGGAAACCTTGTCTTGGCCGATGGTGATGGTCGAGTGGCTTGGCAAACCAACACTGTTAACAAAGGGGTGGTAGGCTTCAAGTTGCTTCCAACTGGAAACATGGTTCTTTATAACTCAAAAGGCAAGTTCGTTTGGCAAAGCTTTGACTCCCCTACAGACACTCTTGTAGTAGGTCAATCACTACGTGCAGGAGCAGTAAGCAAACTCGTGAGTCGAGCCTCGGAGACTGAAAACAAAGATGGGCCTTATAGCTTGGTGATGGAGCCAAAAGGATTGGCTTTGTACTACAACAGCAAGAACTCTCCAAAGCCATTACTCTACTACAGATCCTCCAAATGGATTGCTGTTCCGAAGGGCTCATTACACCAGGTAACATTGAACGCTTCCCCGATAGAAGGGGGTCATGCTTATGACCTTACCTTGGAGTACCAAGTGGGCAACTCTACCTCCGGTGGAAATCTCATTCTAGCTCGACCGAAATACAATAGCACATCGACATGCCTTAGGCTCGGAATTGATGGAAATCTCAAGCTTTACACTTACTATGACAAGTTGCGTTATGGTGCATGGGAGACGACCTTCACTCTCTTTGATAAAGGTTCAGGAATATCTGAAAATGGGTGCCAATTGCCAGAGCGATGTGGGAACTTCGGCCTCTGTGAGAATAACCAATGTGTTGGTTGCCCATTGTCTAAGGGAATTTTGGGTTGGAGTGAGACCTGTGAGCCTGAGAAGCTGACTTCTTGTGGGGCAAAGAGCTTCCACTACTACAAAATTGAAGGGGTTGATCACTTCTTGAGCAAGTACACTAGTggagaagctgtgaaggagcttGATTGTTCCAACAAGTGTGCTTTGGATTGCAAGTGTTTGGGTTTCTTTTACAACAGGGATGAATCAAGGTGTTGGATTGCTTATGAGTTGAAGACTTTGACCAAAGTTGACAAACCCAGTCATGTTGGTTACATTAAGGCACCCAATCACTAATATGAAATATCTATGCCTGGGACCAGAATCGAGAACTTTTTCTGTCTATCATCTAAGGTTTCTATTTGTAATTTCTCAAGGGATATTCACAATGCGGGCAGTTACTATTGGAGCAATTTACTGCATTTTATGTTTCTCCACAATTGTTCAGTTTGGTTTTCAACCAGTAATTCAAAATTTGAGAGTTAAACTCTATGTTTTTAAGGGGAGTAATTTATGCTTATTATTATACCCTAAAAGTAATAAACTCTAAAGTCTTACACTCGTTGCCAAGCCGAAATCACTAGAATGCATGACATACTGGGCATTTTCAGGTGATGTGCCCCCTCTATGTAGAATAACTTTGTCATTTATACGTGCTACTTGAGTATTTGTGGATGTTATATTGTgtgttgtttttctttcttcagcCAAACTCTAATAAAATGCTAATTAGGGCCGTCCCATTATAATTTGAGAGCTCaggcgattttttttttttaggtttccTAATGTGAGATATCAACTTTTAACTTTCTCTAATTTCACTGCAAAAGAAAAGCTGAAAGGGTTTGtacaaaagaaaggaaaaagctAAAAGGGTTTAGTTGAAAGGCCCACTCTTGTTTGAGACCTTCTGATGGTATTGGTCCTTAAAATTCACTCACAAGAATTTTATCCTATCTCTTTTCTCATCTCATTTTACTCTGTATAATGGAttgaattttctaaaattttcatttaataCTGTAGAATGGATtggattttctaaaattttgagGCCTGCTCCAGGTTGAGGCCCAAGCCGATTACCTTGGTTGCCTTACGCCCTTACCCATGGACTGGCTCTGATCCTAATTAATGGAAGACTGATCACGCGTAATAATACTTCAAGCATAATGTTGGGTATTGTGTATGTTGGGTGTTCACTTAGTCGATAACTGACTAAGAAATATTATTTGGATGTAAATTTAAGATGACCAACTTAAAACTATTTTTTTGACTGTTGAATTTAAATTTAAGGGCCGGTGTTTGAGCAccatttctttaattaattattaactGGATGAACATTATTAATGTTTGACATACTATGTGACAATGACTAGTAATATATTAGAGGAATCATTACTTGTCAAAGTAGAGAAGTTTGCCCATGGGCTAAACCTTAGACCAACGCCTCAACAATTTTGTACACTAAATATTACTACTAAATTCTAGATTTTTAATACTAACCACATGACATACAACAAGTTCTTGGATAGCAATGCTCATGGCATTAATCAATTGTCCTACTACTATATGGTTACCTGCTACTACAAAGTACAAACACCATCATCTTATCAAGAAGCCGCAGCCgaacaattcaaaatttgaggaaaattAACATCATTTTCAACAGTTCCAGCATCGTGATACATCGCGCTCTGCAATCTAGCTGACACCTTTCAGCAGAAACCCTGGTGGTGCTGGAATGCATGCCTTATCCAGTTGCTTCCGCATTTGCTGCAAAAACTTGCTAGCTGGTCCATCACATTTATCAACTTGTTTCCCCCACAGTCTTTACTCTTAGTCTATAGTGAGTTTAGTCATTGCCCCATGTTTGAATATCACTTCTCCAAGTTGCCACGCTCGTATATATCTATCAGATAATTGTCAATTGAGGAAGGTTCTATGACTGCAATAGTCTGGTCAAATATTTTGCTTTCATTCCTTATAACTGATGCCTATCCATTCGTTTTAAATAATAATGGTCGATCAATCACAAAAGTTGTACTTTAGCTGCAAAATCCGAAGACATTACTCGCTTCCTTACAGTGCAAGCAGTCTACATTAACCAGAGGTCATTTCTCTTAAAACAGAAAGGAGCACATTGTTTGTATCCCAAAATGGTCCAATTTCGTAACAGCTGACTTGACGCGCCCATTGTTCATGTAAGCAATATAGCGCAAATGAACATTGTTTTTCGAACTTGGAACATCATTCACCATTGACGTTGAACAAATTAAATTAATATGTTGACCTGCACTTGTGCCCGATCTATCTTCAGACTTTTCACGCGCTTCTAACACATATCAGAATCAGTACGTCGCCGTCGGTACGGAAACCTATTGCCAGTTTCATGAGCATAACTAAGCACGTTGGTCAAAGTTGGCGTCCAGACAGTAAGGCACTTACAGTGATTAGATACTATTTTCTAATGTTATTTTAAACACGCTATCCAAATCATGATCTTAATCCAAATGCTAATCTTCATTAATTATTAAACGATTAAAAGAATTGTGGCTCAATGACTATATTAGCCCTCAATTCTGCTGTATAAAAGGAGGTTTGCCGAGCTCTGTAACACAAACCACGCTTCACAATGTCTTCTCCGTCATTTACTATGTCAGTATTACTCTCCCTGTCCCTTTTCTCACTCTGCGCTTTCATTGCTCAGGCTCAAGTTCCGGCAAACCAAACTTTCAAGTTTGTCAACGACCAAGAGTTTGGCCCTTACATAGTGGAATACGACGGAAGCTACCGTATGCTTAGCATCTTTGCCGCTCCTTTCCAACTTGCCTTCTACAACACAACCCCGAATGCCTTCACGTTGGCTCTCCGGATGGGCCTGACCCGCTCGGAGTCCCTCTTCCGTTGGGTTTGGGAGGCCAACCGAGGAAACCCCGTTGGCGAAAACGCCACCCTCACTTTTGGGACTGACGGAAACCTGGTCTTGGCCCACGCCGACGGCCGCGTGGCATGGCAAACCAACACGGTCAATAAGGGTGTCGTGGGCCTCAAGTTGCTTCCAACCGGAAACTTGGTGCTCTACAACTCGAAGGGCAGTTTCGTTTGGCAAAGCTTCGACTACCCGACGGATACTTTGTTGGTTGGCCAGTCGCTTCGGGCAGGGGGAGTGAACAAGCTCGTGAGCCGGTTATCTGAGGCAGAAAACAAAGACGGGCCATACAGCTTGGTGATGGAGTCTAAAGGATTGGCTTTGTACTACAAAAGCGCCAATTTCCCAAAGCCTTTGCTCTACTTCTCATTCTCTGAAAGGATTAACATTCAGAAGGGCTCTTTGGACCATGTGACAGTAAATGTGTCTCCGGATACGGATGAGGGTTTTGCCTATAACATAAACCTAGATTATCAAGTGGGTAACACTACTACCTCGGGTGGAATCATTCTAGCAAGACCCAAGTACAACAGCACGCTGACATTCCTCAGGCTCGGCATCGATGGAAATGTCAAGCTTTACACTTACAACGACAAGGTCGATTGGGGTGCTTGGGAGGTGACCTTTAGTCTTTTTGACAGAGATAATTCGATTTGGGAAACCGAGTGCCAATTGCCCGAGCGATGCGGAAGCTTTGGGGTTTGCGAGGACAGCCAGTGTGTTGCTTGCCCATCTTCTAGTGGAGTCTTTTTGGGTTGGAGCAAGACTTGTGCGGCCGAGAAGCTAACTTCTTGTGATGCAAAGAGCTTCCACTACTACAAAATCGAAGGGGTTGATCATTTCTTGAGCAAGTTCACTAGTGGATCGGCTACAACGGAGGTCGCTTGTGGTAAAAAGTGCACTTCCGACTGCAAGTGTCTGGGGTACTTTTACAACAGGGATTCGTCAAGGTGTTGGATAGCTTATGATTTGAAGACCTTGACCAAAGTTGCCAACTCCACTCATGTGGGTTACATCAAGGTACCTAATCACTAGTATCATATGGGTTGTATCAATTAATTAAGCCTCTAATCTGCGTTGGGGGCAGTTTGTTGtatttctcattttctcatTCATTATTGCCTGTAATAATGATCTGGAATAAAGAGCCCTGTTGTGCTTCTAAGAGATTCTCATCCGATCTCTTGTTATTAGAATCACTTCCTTTCTTGTTTGCTGACTGAGAAACGTAATCTTGtcccccaaaataaataaataaataaattaaataaataaagaactgCGAAACGTATTGATATGGCACCCAGTAGACATGTGTCTAGGCGTCTAGCACCCAACACACAATCGGATGGAGATCAGTGATGTAAtgaatgtgaaaaaaaaaatcgttatTTGTACATCCCAATTGTCAATCTATATATACACCTTAGTAATTTTATTGTCTTTGCTGTATAATGAAACACTCAATGCAATAATAATTTTAgggtattattattattcttcaGTAATAATAATAGCTTTAAAACGTTACTAATAATACGAGCACCAGTAGTGTTCATCTGGTCAGTtgttgaccaaagaatttatgctcaataacccttagatttacatccaagggtggaaaacaaaatacctcaacttaataataattctctctgtcattagatttacatccaagggtggttgagcattatttttttagttaataactgaccaggtaaaCATTTTCGTACAAGCACAATTAACTAGATGTGCATGAAAATAGTTACTAATTTGTTAATTCATGATACTTTACATGAGAACAATAATACAACACAACCCCGAAAAAATAAAGGGCTTAGTTTGGTATCAGGTCCACTAATTAAACATGTCGGGATAAGAATAATTAAACTTCAACATACATAAACATTCAATTcgtacaacaaaatatatatcaCGCGGACTCCCTAGCCAAAGCTGGTGGAGCTAAAATTTGGATATCACACtattcaaaaataataatttggaTATCTCATGTGCCCTATTATTAATTTCATTTAATTACGtttaaaaataatttgaatGTAATAGGGATCGTTCAGAGTACATGATTAATGGTCAGAATTGATGAGCGTAATAATATTTAATTTTAGAGTGCATAGTAATAGTTTAAAAgtttctttgaaaaaaaattaaaaacttttcAAAAGTTTATATAAAGCACTTTTATTTTAAAACTTTATGTATTTGTGTGTTAATTTGTAAAATTAAGGGCCTTGTCCATTTGTGTAAGCGAGTTTCCCCGACTTTCCTTGTTAGGTTGATTCCCCCAGGACCTGCAGTATATTTGGGGGAAGATAATACCCCCAAGTTGCCCCAAATGCAGATGCCTAAAGTGGAAAATATAATTGTGCTTCCAATATTTTGGTCTTGTGGCCGGTTGCACTTTGTATGAGTCTTATTGGCAAAGGCGTAGCTACACATGGGCTCTACTGGGCTACAGCCCACCCCAAATTTGAAAAAACATTACTTTGtagcttaattttagtttaaaaaattaaatattaaaaattagcCCACCTCAAATTTTTATACTTAGCCCATATGTTATTAAACTTAGTCCATatgttatctttttttttattagatatatataatttattttcttgaagtatttaatttgattttattttctattatgcTTTAAGAGGTATAGTCACAGAAAAAGCTAGCTTTTTTTCGTAAACTAGGTCAacgcttttctcttttttcccccCTATTTCTCCAAAATTAATCAAACCTAGATGAAAAGCTTTGGTTCTTCTGTCGATTGCCGTTTTCCCTCTTCACTTTTCAAGTATAAGTTTATCCTCTATTTCTCTTGGGTGTACGATCTTTTGTACCTCTTCGGTTTTTAATTCatatagtttttgtttttagttcacAATTTTGATTAATCAATTCCATTTGAGTCCTATCGCTCTATTGCTACTTGATTAACATACTAATTTAGCTTGCTGACTTTGTTTAAGAGGTGTACACGCTACTAGCATGTAATTTTTTACTGACCAACATTTGACTCCATATGTATTGTTGGATTCTTTATCAGTTCttaaattgtaattttctttttcaattaaaGTTTGGGATTATGGGTTTGCTTTTTTTGCTGATAAGTTGGCTCTTGGTTTGATCGTTTAATGAATTATTAGAGTAGTGTTTGTGTGcttaacttttgattttataatagttgattacttgattttatTGTTGAATTTGTCAATTGGTGATGGTTACATATTTAAATATAATGTCTGATCATAATCAACCAACCAAG
It encodes:
- the LOC112165326 gene encoding epidermis-specific secreted glycoprotein EP1 — its product is MSLFVLFLFSLFASIAQAQIPANETFKLVNAGEFWPYIVEYDASYRMLDLFASPFQFAFYNTTPNAFTLALRMGLRRSESNFHWVWEANRGNPVGENATFTLGTNGNLVLADGDGRVAWQTNTVNKGVVGFKLLPTGNMVLYNSKGKFVWQSFDSPTDTLVVGQSLRAGAVSKLVSRASETENKDGPYSLVMEPKGLALYYNSKNSPKPLLYYRSSKWIAVPKGSLHQVTLNASPIEGGHAYDLTLEYQVGNSTSGGNLILARPKYNSTSTCLRLGIDGNLKLYTYYDKLRYGAWETTFTLFDKGSGISENGCQLPERCGNFGLCENNQCVGCPLSKGILGWSETCEPEKLTSCGAKSFHYYKIEGVDHFLSKYTSGEAVKELDCSNKCALDCKCLGFFYNRDESRCWIAYELKTLTKVDKPSHVGYIKAPNH
- the LOC112166868 gene encoding epidermis-specific secreted glycoprotein EP1, whose protein sequence is MSSPSFTMSVLLSLSLFSLCAFIAQAQVPANQTFKFVNDQEFGPYIVEYDGSYRMLSIFAAPFQLAFYNTTPNAFTLALRMGLTRSESLFRWVWEANRGNPVGENATLTFGTDGNLVLAHADGRVAWQTNTVNKGVVGLKLLPTGNLVLYNSKGSFVWQSFDYPTDTLLVGQSLRAGGVNKLVSRLSEAENKDGPYSLVMESKGLALYYKSANFPKPLLYFSFSERINIQKGSLDHVTVNVSPDTDEGFAYNINLDYQVGNTTTSGGIILARPKYNSTLTFLRLGIDGNVKLYTYNDKVDWGAWEVTFSLFDRDNSIWETECQLPERCGSFGVCEDSQCVACPSSSGVFLGWSKTCAAEKLTSCDAKSFHYYKIEGVDHFLSKFTSGSATTEVACGKKCTSDCKCLGYFYNRDSSRCWIAYDLKTLTKVANSTHVGYIKVPNH
- the LOC112165324 gene encoding EP1-like glycoprotein 2, with the protein product MATLVSHAPFLLVLFLLGSFYVIPSQAQVPANQTFIFVNQGKLGDRIVEFEASYRVIQTKAHTFYTHPFRLCFYNTTPDSYIFAIRAGVPNDEDLMRWVWDANRNHPVHEKATLSLGRDGNLILAEADRTVAWQTNTANKGVTGIKLLPDGNLVLHDKNGRFIWQSFDYPHDTLLLGQSVQNITGHNKLISRKSDTDGSDGPYSLILDRSGFTMYLNNSGQLLTYGGWTDSNFGSTVTFDYQTTNGFDDVMAYELVLNVNQDIDAPPQNRRRLLQTRPIGNAHQINLNKLNYDAKYSFLRLGSDGSLKAYTYYNKVSNQKWDESFSFFSSYFVRECALPSKCGSYGYCSNGMCVACPSPKGLLGWSKACAPPKLAASKSGAKVDYYKIVAVEHFLSPYLDGGDGPMKVEECRAKCDNDCKCLGFFYREASSKCLLAPVLGTLIKEVNTSVGYIKY